CTATTTTATTTTGTCTTTATTCCAAAAAATTTCCTTATCTTATTTCTAAAAGCTTTCATTTCATTTCTTTTTTCTCTTATGAATGGATACTTCCCACTTATTTTTAATGCAAACTTTTTTATACTATCATCAGAATAAATCCCAACTCTGACTATTTCAAATAAATCATCTGAAAAACAAGCTGGTCCATCTTCAGTTGAAACAGCAAATTTATAACCTTCTTTTTTTACTATTTCTCTAACATCCTTTGTACTTCTTCCCCAAGGATATGCAAAAGAGATAGGTGTATATCCTGTTATTTCTTCCAATATTTTATTTGAAACTTTTAAATCTTCTTCTATTTTTTTCAAGTCTACATTAGGCATATCCAAATGTTTTGTTGTATGTCCTCCAATTTCAACTAAATTTGAAGCAATCAGTTCTTTGACTTCTTCTTTTGACATTAAGTTGAATTTTTTTTCTTTCTCTCTATCCTCAACATCTGTATCCCACTTATTATAGCTTTCAGAAGTTATTAAAAATAAAACTATTTTCATATTATATTTTTTTAATATTGGTAAAGCATTTTTTAAATTATCTTTATATCCATCATCAAAAGTTATAATTACATATTTTTTATTTTTGTCAAATCTTTTTTTATACTCTCCATTTTGAATATCTTTAAAAGTGAGGCTTATGTAATTATTTTCACTTAAATATTTCATCTGTTTTTCAAAATTTTCTTTTGTAACATAAGTATCATAAAAGCCTATCTCATTTTTATTATCTATTACTCTATGATACATTAACACAGGTAAATCTCTTCTAATTTTATATGCTAGTTTATTTTGTAGTAAAGTTTCAATGTCTTCTATATTTTTCATATTATCTGTATATACAACTGGAATATTTAAAAAATATAAATAGATATTTAATAAAAAACTATTTCTTCCAATGCATACAATTATTTGAATATCTTTTTCATTTTTTAATTCTTTAATCTTTTTATAAGAATATTCTTTTTGATTTAAAAAATAAACATTATTATTTTTTAAATCTTTTATAATATCTTTATCCTCAATATTTTTATATAAAATAAGTATATTCATAAATATTCCTCTTTTTATTTTATTTCTATCACTTTATATTTATCTTCTCCAAAAGTTTTATCATAGCCATATTCACATCTATAATTTTTCTTTGATATTTCAATTTTTCTTTGTCTATAATAATCTTCATTTGGACTTTCACCTAAAATTGCAGCTTTATGATACATATGTATAGGATACATTTTCATTTTAAAGACATAAGTTTCTCCTCCATATTTAAAAAATCTGTTTCCAAAATCATCATCTTCATAACCATAACCTATATATTTTTCATCTAAGCCATTTATATTAATAAAATCTTCTTTAAAAAGAGAAAAAATTAAACCTACTATTTTCGCTCCTCTAGTTCTTAGTTTTAATTTATATAAAATACCATATAGTTTTTCTTTATTAACAATTTTATTTTGTTCTATTTTTTTTGTATTATCAATTAATTTATAAATTTTTTCATAATCAAATTTTTGATTAATAAGTTCTTGTATTTTATTTCTTTCTTCTAATGAACTTGAAAGAGCCTCTGAAAATATCATTCTTTTCTTTCTTCTTGAATTGTATATACTCTCTATAAAATCATTATTAAATATTACATCTTGATCCATAAATATTAAATAATCTCCACTGGCTTCTCTGGCTCCATTGTTCCTTGATCTTGCAAGTCTAAAACCTATATCATCTTGATATACATGTTTTATTTTAAAATTACAATCAACTAATAAATCTTCTATATATTCCATCAATTTTTCACTTGAACCATCGTCAGCAAAAATAAGCTCATCTATTTGTTTTGTTTGTTGTTGTAATGCTAAAATCATATTCCTTGCATATTCTAATCTGTTGTATAAAGTTACAATTACTGATATTTTATCTTTCATAAGCTTCACCTACTATATTTTAAATTATAATTACCTTTTATTCTTCTCTTAAATTTTGACATTGTTATATCTGAAAAAATCCCTATTCTTCTTATTTGATATAAATCATCTTCTATATAAAATTTCCCTGAATCTGTTGCTATTCCATAATTAAAACCTAAGTCTTTTACTATTTTTTTAGAAGTTTCATTAAATATTCCATAAGGATAAGCAAAAGAATATAATTTTTCTCCTAGTGCTTTTTCTAAATAAATTTTATTTTCTTCTATTTCATATCTTTGCTCTTCCTCTGTTAAAGTATCTAATTTTGGATGATGTAGAGTATGTCCTCCAAACTCAACTAAACCTGATTTATACATTTCTAACATTTCATTTTTAGACATCAAATCAAATCTTTTTTCCCCACTGGCTTCAACATCCCATTTATTATATACTTCATCTGAAACCATATATATGACTACTTTCATATTATACTTTTTTAAAAGTGGAAATAATAAATTGTAATTGTCTTTATAACCATCGTCAAATGTTAAAATTATATATTTCTTATTTTTTCTTTCTTCTTTTGGAATTTTATATAAATCTTTAAATGTGATAGTTATATAATTATTATCTTTTAAATATTTTAATTGTTTTTCAAATTCATCTACATTTAGGTAAATTGTATTTTTACCTATTTCATCTTTATTATTTATTAATCTATGATACATTAAAACTGGTATTTCTTTTTTAAAAAAATACTCAAATATTTTTATCATTAATCCTCCAAAATTTCTAAAAATTTTTCAAATATTTCATTTCTTTCAAATTCTTCAAGATTAAATTTTAAATTTTTTTGATTATCTTCTAAAACTATATATTTAGCCAATGTTAAGTAATCTCCAACTTTGAATAACTTACCTCTATTGTCTGCTAAAATTTCCTTAGGACCAGTTTTACAATCACTAGCAATAACATTCTTTCCTAAACATAAGCCCTCTAATGTTACCATTGCAAATCCTTCATATCTTGAAGATAAAATTAACTTATCTGCCTTTTTGAGCCAATTATATGGATTTTCTTTTCTTCCCAATAATATAATCTCATCTTTATAGACATTATCTTCCTTTAATTTCTCAACTTTCTCTTTATCAGGTCCATCTCCTATAATATATAATTTACCATCATAACCATCTTTTTTAGCTTTTTCATAAGACTTAAATAAAGTCTCAAAATCTTTTGGTATACAATCTAATCTTGCTACTGATAATAAATATTTATTTTCTAGAAATTTTTTATCTTCTTCATAAAAGTCCTCTTCTGATAATTTTTTTATTTTATCAAAATCAATAGGATTATATAAGAAATTTACTTTATTTCTTATACTATTTTTTAACTTAATCAAATCTTCTTTCATTTCTTTACAAATACAAACTATTTTATCATATTTTGAAATTCTATCTATAAATCTATTTATTTTATTTTTTTTCTTTTTCCAATTTTCAATAGAACTATGTATCCAAACTAAATTTTTAGATAAATCTAATTTATCAATTATTTTTGTTAAACTTGAATCAAAATCTATTACAATCTCAGGTTTATATTCTTTATAGATTTGTAAAAATTTTTTATCAGCATATTTTTTCTCTTTTGATATAACAAAATTATATTTTATCCTTGACCATAAACTTTTTTTTCTATTTTCTCTTAATTTTCTTATTTTTAAAATATAGTTAAAATCTTTTAGATAAATAATTTTAGAATTTATATATTTTTCTAGGGCATTATCTTTTCCATTATCATTTTCTATTACAATTTTTACTTGATATTCTTCTTGCTCTAATAAAAAATTTATATATTCAATTTGAACTTTTTCAAGTCCTCCCATCATAGTGCTTCCACTTTTAAAGAGTATTTTTTTCATATTATTCCTTATTTTTTCTTTTCTATGGCTATATTATAATTTATATTATACTTTCTAAATTTTAAAATTCTTTCATAATCCTCAA
This Fusobacterium animalis 7_1 DNA region includes the following protein-coding sequences:
- a CDS encoding glycosyltransferase, with translation MKDKISVIVTLYNRLEYARNMILALQQQTKQIDELIFADDGSSEKLMEYIEDLLVDCNFKIKHVYQDDIGFRLARSRNNGAREASGDYLIFMDQDVIFNNDFIESIYNSRRKKRMIFSEALSSSLEERNKIQELINQKFDYEKIYKLIDNTKKIEQNKIVNKEKLYGILYKLKLRTRGAKIVGLIFSLFKEDFININGLDEKYIGYGYEDDDFGNRFFKYGGETYVFKMKMYPIHMYHKAAILGESPNEDYYRQRKIEISKKNYRCEYGYDKTFGEDKYKVIEIK
- a CDS encoding polysaccharide deacetylase family protein, producing MNILILYKNIEDKDIIKDLKNNNVYFLNQKEYSYKKIKELKNEKDIQIIVCIGRNSFLLNIYLYFLNIPVVYTDNMKNIEDIETLLQNKLAYKIRRDLPVLMYHRVIDNKNEIGFYDTYVTKENFEKQMKYLSENNYISLTFKDIQNGEYKKRFDKNKKYVIITFDDGYKDNLKNALPILKKYNMKIVLFLITSESYNKWDTDVEDREKEKKFNLMSKEEVKELIASNLVEIGGHTTKHLDMPNVDLKKIEEDLKVSNKILEEITGYTPISFAYPWGRSTKDVREIVKKEGYKFAVSTEDGPACFSDDLFEIVRVGIYSDDSIKKFALKISGKYPFIREKRNEMKAFRNKIRKFFGIKTK
- a CDS encoding polysaccharide deacetylase family protein — protein: MIKIFEYFFKKEIPVLMYHRLINNKDEIGKNTIYLNVDEFEKQLKYLKDNNYITITFKDLYKIPKEERKNKKYIILTFDDGYKDNYNLLFPLLKKYNMKVVIYMVSDEVYNKWDVEASGEKRFDLMSKNEMLEMYKSGLVEFGGHTLHHPKLDTLTEEEQRYEIEENKIYLEKALGEKLYSFAYPYGIFNETSKKIVKDLGFNYGIATDSGKFYIEDDLYQIRRIGIFSDITMSKFKRRIKGNYNLKYSR
- a CDS encoding glycosyltransferase, whose product is MKKILFKSGSTMMGGLEKVQIEYINFLLEQEEYQVKIVIENDNGKDNALEKYINSKIIYLKDFNYILKIRKLRENRKKSLWSRIKYNFVISKEKKYADKKFLQIYKEYKPEIVIDFDSSLTKIIDKLDLSKNLVWIHSSIENWKKKKNKINRFIDRISKYDKIVCICKEMKEDLIKLKNSIRNKVNFLYNPIDFDKIKKLSEEDFYEEDKKFLENKYLLSVARLDCIPKDFETLFKSYEKAKKDGYDGKLYIIGDGPDKEKVEKLKEDNVYKDEIILLGRKENPYNWLKKADKLILSSRYEGFAMVTLEGLCLGKNVIASDCKTGPKEILADNRGKLFKVGDYLTLAKYIVLEDNQKNLKFNLEEFERNEIFEKFLEILED